One Echinicola strongylocentroti DNA window includes the following coding sequences:
- a CDS encoding TetR/AcrR family transcriptional regulator, with the protein MEFNEKKVKIMGVAESLFAKKGFSGTSVREIAKKANVNVAMISYYFDSKEKLLSSILLYKGDYLKSKIDSILKDNATNMWQKLDWLIDEYVAKFVLNQSLHRIILRENSLQDNLYLREFVNQRRLEHYKMIRDFVIKGQELGVFKENVDLIMLYSLLPGTTKHTVFNEDFLKLMVKEETGEDIGQECLKKRTQEHIRNCFRLFLEKD; encoded by the coding sequence ATGGAATTCAATGAAAAAAAGGTGAAAATTATGGGGGTGGCAGAGAGCCTTTTTGCCAAGAAAGGCTTCTCAGGTACCTCTGTAAGGGAAATTGCTAAAAAGGCTAATGTGAATGTGGCCATGATTTCCTATTATTTTGACAGCAAAGAAAAATTGCTGAGCAGCATCCTGCTTTATAAAGGGGATTACTTGAAAAGTAAAATTGACAGTATACTAAAGGACAATGCTACTAATATGTGGCAAAAGTTGGATTGGTTGATAGATGAGTATGTGGCAAAGTTTGTACTCAACCAATCTCTTCATCGGATCATTCTTAGAGAAAATAGCTTACAAGATAACCTATATCTTCGTGAATTTGTGAACCAGCGTCGGCTCGAACACTATAAAATGATCCGGGATTTTGTCATTAAAGGCCAAGAGTTAGGGGTGTTTAAGGAAAATGTGGACCTTATTATGCTCTACTCCTTACTCCCAGGAACAACGAAACATACGGTCTTTAATGAAGATTTCTTAAAGCTCATGGTGAAGGAGGAAACAGGGGAAGATATAGGTCAGGAATGCTTGAAGAAGCGTACCCAAGAGCACATTAGAAATTGTTTTCGTTTATTTTTAGAAAAAGATTGA
- the prmC gene encoding peptide chain release factor N(5)-glutamine methyltransferase encodes MNSSRNLYQSIVDRLKNSYPETETQSLAFWMLEHFLQVSRGDIIRDKELQEIPQALHAALEELQAGKPIQYILGEAPFYGRDFKVNPSVLIPRNETEELVHLIIKENPYSGLRILDIGTGSGCIPITLYLEMADPLVTAIDISEHALQTAKENASIHDAKVSFIQTDILSGTLPISDLDILVSNPPYVRELEKAQMHKNVLEYEPSLALFVSNADPLIFYRTITSKGLDALKPDGKLYFEINEALASEMEELVSELGYQNIKVHQDLQGKDRILSAQKK; translated from the coding sequence ATGAACAGTTCAAGGAACCTCTACCAAAGTATTGTAGACCGACTAAAAAATAGCTACCCAGAAACGGAAACACAATCGTTGGCGTTTTGGATGTTGGAGCATTTCCTTCAGGTCAGCAGAGGGGATATTATCCGTGATAAGGAGCTCCAAGAAATCCCACAGGCACTTCATGCTGCCCTAGAAGAACTTCAAGCCGGCAAGCCCATCCAGTATATCCTCGGAGAAGCACCGTTTTATGGCAGGGATTTTAAGGTGAATCCCTCCGTGCTCATCCCCCGAAATGAAACCGAGGAACTGGTACACCTGATCATCAAGGAAAATCCATACAGCGGCCTTCGTATCTTGGACATCGGCACGGGTAGCGGCTGCATTCCCATTACGCTTTATCTAGAAATGGCCGACCCATTGGTCACTGCCATCGATATTAGTGAACATGCTCTGCAAACAGCAAAAGAAAATGCCAGCATCCACGATGCAAAAGTGTCTTTTATACAAACCGACATCCTAAGCGGAACGCTGCCGATCAGTGACCTTGATATTCTGGTCAGCAATCCGCCCTATGTCCGTGAACTGGAAAAAGCCCAAATGCATAAAAATGTTCTGGAGTACGAACCTTCACTTGCCTTGTTTGTTTCAAATGCCGATCCACTGATTTTTTACCGCACCATCACCAGCAAGGGCCTGGATGCCTTAAAACCCGACGGGAAGCTGTATTTTGAAATCAATGAGGCACTAGCTTCTGAAATGGAAGAATTGGTAAGTGAGCTAGGCTATCAAAATATAAAAGTCCACCAAGACCTCCAGGGTAAAGACAGAATCCTTTCTGCCCAGAAAAAATAA